A genomic stretch from Pseudomonas mendocina includes:
- a CDS encoding MFS family transporter, protein MTTTHYTAEQKRSRIFSIVGASSGNLVEWFDFYVYAFCAIYFASSFFPSDDPTVQLLNTAGVFAAGFLMRPIGGWIFGRLADRKGRKHSMVISVMLMCVGSLVIACLPTYDQIGAWAPFFLLMARLLQGLSVGGEYGTTATYMSEVALRGQRGFFASFQYVTLIGGQLLAVLLIVILQQLLSEEQMHDWGWRIPFVVGALAAIVSLFLRRSLVETSKPQERESKDAGSVKGLFRNHWAAFITVLGYTAGGSLIFYTFTTYMQKYLVNSAGMDKSTASFVMTGVLFVYMCMQPLFGMLSDRIGRRNSMLLFGALGALCTVPLMHALKAVDSPFMAFVLITIALAIVSLYTSISGLVKAEMFPPHVRALGVGLAYAVANAMFGGTAEYVALGLKSLGMEDTFYWYVTAMMVIAFLFSLRLPKQAEYLHNDH, encoded by the coding sequence ATGACAACAACTCACTACACCGCCGAACAAAAGCGTTCACGCATCTTTTCCATTGTCGGCGCCTCATCCGGCAACCTGGTCGAATGGTTCGACTTCTACGTCTATGCGTTCTGTGCGATTTATTTCGCCTCATCCTTTTTCCCTTCCGACGATCCCACTGTTCAGCTGCTGAATACGGCTGGCGTATTTGCTGCCGGTTTTCTGATGCGACCGATTGGCGGATGGATATTCGGGCGCCTTGCTGACCGCAAGGGCCGCAAACATTCCATGGTGATTTCGGTGATGCTGATGTGTGTCGGCTCACTGGTGATTGCCTGCTTGCCGACTTACGACCAGATCGGCGCTTGGGCACCGTTCTTCCTGCTGATGGCGCGCCTGCTGCAAGGTCTGTCGGTGGGGGGGGAATATGGCACCACCGCGACTTACATGAGTGAAGTGGCTTTACGCGGTCAGCGCGGCTTCTTCGCTTCGTTCCAGTACGTGACCCTGATCGGCGGCCAATTACTGGCGGTATTGCTGATCGTGATCTTGCAGCAGCTGCTCAGTGAAGAGCAGATGCACGACTGGGGCTGGCGCATCCCGTTTGTGGTGGGGGCACTGGCTGCGATTGTGTCGCTGTTCCTGCGTCGCTCACTGGTGGAAACCAGCAAACCGCAAGAGCGTGAAAGCAAAGACGCTGGCAGCGTCAAAGGGCTGTTCCGCAACCACTGGGCTGCCTTCATCACGGTGCTTGGTTACACCGCCGGTGGCTCGCTGATTTTCTATACCTTCACCACCTATATGCAGAAGTACCTGGTCAACAGCGCGGGCATGGACAAATCAACCGCCAGTTTCGTGATGACCGGCGTATTGTTCGTCTATATGTGCATGCAGCCGTTGTTCGGCATGCTATCCGACCGCATTGGTCGGCGTAACTCCATGCTCTTGTTTGGCGCGCTGGGTGCGCTGTGCACTGTGCCGCTGATGCATGCGCTGAAAGCGGTGGATAGCCCGTTCATGGCCTTTGTGCTGATTACCATCGCTTTGGCTATCGTCAGTCTGTACACCTCCATCAGTGGTCTGGTAAAGGCTGAGATGTTCCCGCCCCATGTGCGTGCGCTGGGCGTCGGCTTGGCCTATGCGGTAGCCAATGCAATGTTTGGCGGAACCGCCGAATATGTTGCCCTGGGTCTGAAGAGCTTGGGCATGGAAGACACGTTTTATTGGTATGTGACGGCCATGATGGTGATTGCATTCCTGTTTAGCTTGCGTCTGCCTAAGCAGGCGGAGTACCTCCACAACGATCATTAA
- the pcaD gene encoding 3-oxoadipate enol-lactonase yields the protein MATLQLADGVLNYQIDGPADAPVLVMSNSLGTNLGMWDVQIPELSKSFRVVRYDTRGHGQSSVTEGPYTIEQLGRDVLALLDELKVERAAFCGLSMGGLIGQWLGINAPKRFTHLVLCNTAAKIGNAEGWNSRIDTVNAGGEKAMAELRDGSIARWFTPEYSAANPAVADRIVSMLASTNPAGYVANCAAVRDADFREQLGQIEAKTLIICGTGDAVTTPEDGRFMQQRIAGAQQVDFHAAHLSNVEAGDAFTTALVNFLNA from the coding sequence GTGGCAACTCTGCAATTGGCTGATGGCGTGTTGAACTACCAAATCGACGGCCCGGCCGACGCTCCGGTTCTGGTGATGTCCAACTCGTTGGGCACCAACCTGGGCATGTGGGATGTGCAAATCCCGGAACTGAGCAAATCCTTCCGTGTGGTGCGTTACGACACCCGTGGTCACGGCCAGTCATCCGTGACTGAAGGCCCTTACACCATCGAACAGCTGGGCCGCGACGTACTGGCGCTGCTGGATGAGCTGAAGGTTGAGCGCGCCGCATTCTGTGGCCTGTCCATGGGCGGTCTGATCGGCCAGTGGCTGGGTATCAACGCGCCGAAGCGTTTCACTCATTTGGTGCTGTGTAACACCGCTGCCAAAATCGGCAACGCTGAAGGCTGGAACAGCCGCATCGACACGGTAAATGCTGGTGGCGAAAAGGCCATGGCTGAGCTGCGTGATGGCTCCATCGCCCGCTGGTTCACTCCGGAGTACTCCGCTGCCAATCCGGCAGTGGCTGATCGTATTGTCTCCATGCTGGCCAGCACTAACCCTGCGGGTTACGTTGCCAACTGCGCTGCCGTGCGTGATGCGGACTTCCGTGAGCAACTGGGCCAAATCGAAGCCAAGACCCTGATCATCTGCGGCACTGGCGACGCTGTGACCACTCCGGAAGATGGCCGCTTTATGCAACAGCGCATCGCTGGCGCACAACAAGTCGATTTCCATGCCGCGCATTTGTCCAACGTCGAAGCGGGTGACGCGTTCACCACCGCACTGGTCAACTTCCTTAACGCATAA
- a CDS encoding methyl-accepting chemotaxis protein, with protein MLNNLSLRTKILTLCGASLLVLLIIAITFFSILTQHSHSYKTLSANALEASRYIAQAAQSYTLQLSELSAANQAYDSSSPSRERFEAEEKKVQQYLNALARLQLDSAIEDELSELRADHEMLGDQFRNNADAASARIEKIANDGSLHFSNLIDKISETSEQQIAHIDEQVTRTWISGSLFIGAFTLLNFLAFWWWLSSQVISPLSRVTHALVQLSRGNFGERINNQRRDEVGELAEASNRLSDFLADTFANLSKNTSHLDQSSDELNVIASHMTQGMHEQSLRTDQVAAAMEEMTAAAQEVAGHTVRASQAADDAERATQDGEQAMIALVSSIINTRDEISRTTEVILQLEDDSGRISEVLAVIHSIAEQTNLLALNAAIEAARAGESGRGFAVVADEVRNLAQRTAQSTAEINVIISAVQRGAESAVKAIESGKQSSVKGVEQVQHAGKILNGVTDAVQTIRDMNMQIATAAEEQTLVAEDISRNLTDLVSIAANNQENVTRTEQASSNLRDVSRSLALIIQNQHR; from the coding sequence ATGCTTAACAACCTGTCCTTGCGGACCAAAATTCTCACGCTTTGTGGTGCCAGCCTGCTGGTACTGTTGATCATCGCAATCACCTTCTTCAGCATTCTGACCCAACACTCGCACAGCTATAAAACCTTAAGTGCCAACGCTCTGGAGGCCTCGCGATACATTGCTCAGGCAGCCCAATCCTACACACTGCAGTTGAGTGAACTCTCAGCTGCTAATCAAGCTTATGACTCGTCCTCGCCAAGCCGTGAACGGTTTGAGGCCGAAGAGAAAAAGGTTCAGCAGTACCTCAATGCACTGGCACGCCTGCAGCTTGATAGCGCGATAGAAGATGAACTCAGCGAACTGCGTGCAGACCATGAAATGCTCGGTGATCAGTTCCGCAACAACGCAGACGCGGCCTCGGCTCGCATCGAAAAGATTGCCAACGATGGCAGCCTGCATTTCAGCAACCTTATCGACAAGATCAGCGAAACCTCAGAACAACAAATCGCACACATCGACGAGCAGGTTACGCGTACCTGGATCAGTGGCAGCCTGTTCATAGGTGCATTCACGCTGCTGAACTTCCTAGCCTTCTGGTGGTGGCTGTCGAGCCAGGTGATCTCACCGCTGTCACGGGTTACCCATGCACTGGTCCAACTCAGCCGGGGCAACTTTGGTGAGCGCATTAACAACCAGCGCCGTGACGAAGTCGGTGAGCTGGCTGAAGCCAGTAACAGGCTGAGCGATTTTCTGGCTGACACCTTTGCCAACTTGAGCAAAAACACCAGCCACTTGGACCAGTCCAGCGATGAGCTAAATGTAATTGCCTCACACATGACCCAAGGCATGCACGAGCAAAGCCTGCGCACTGATCAAGTTGCAGCCGCTATGGAAGAAATGACCGCTGCAGCCCAAGAAGTGGCCGGCCATACAGTCCGCGCCTCGCAGGCTGCCGACGACGCCGAGCGCGCCACTCAGGATGGTGAGCAGGCGATGATTGCGCTGGTCAGCAGCATCATCAACACCCGCGATGAGATCAGTCGCACCACCGAAGTTATCCTGCAACTGGAAGACGACAGCGGCCGTATCAGCGAAGTACTGGCAGTCATTCACAGTATTGCCGAACAAACCAATCTGTTGGCCCTCAACGCAGCCATCGAAGCCGCACGCGCAGGCGAAAGTGGCCGCGGCTTTGCGGTCGTAGCGGATGAAGTTCGCAACCTGGCGCAACGCACTGCGCAATCAACGGCTGAAATCAACGTCATCATCAGTGCTGTTCAGCGCGGTGCTGAAAGCGCTGTAAAAGCCATCGAAAGCGGCAAACAAAGCAGCGTCAAAGGGGTCGAGCAGGTTCAACACGCTGGCAAGATCCTTAATGGTGTGACAGACGCCGTTCAAACCATCCGCGATATGAACATGCAGATCGCTACCGCCGCTGAAGAACAGACCCTGGTAGCCGAGGACATCTCGCGCAACCTGACAGATCTGGTGAGCATTGCGGCCAACAATCAGGAGAACGTCACCCGCACCGAACAGGCCAGCAGCAACCTACGCGATGTCTCACGCAGCTTAGCGTTGATCATTCAAAACCAGCATCGTTGA
- a CDS encoding 3-carboxy-cis,cis-muconate cycloisomerase, with protein MGNQLFERYFSSQAMSAVFSDAGRVQGMLDFEAALARAEARVGLIPLTAVAPIEAACKAELFDYQALAVAIATAGNSAIPLVKALGKRIAASDAEAERYVHLGATSQDAMDSGLILQVRQAIELIEADLAQLANALAEQASRHAATVLPGRTWLQHATPVTLGMKLAGVLGAVTRHRQRLAELKPRVLVLQFGGAAGTLAALGEQGWAVSEALASELNLGLPEQPWHTQRDRLVEFANLLGLIAGTLGKLGRDLSLLMQTDVGEVFEPSAPGKGGSSTMPHKRNPVGAAVLIGAATRAPGLVSTMLAGMPQEHERSLGLWHAEWETLPELCRLVAGALQQALIAVPGLEVDSARMLSNLDLTKGLVLAEAVSIALAQRIGRDASHHLVETCCRQAIAEGRHLRAVLGDNAEVSAQLNSDELDRLLDPAHYLGQAERWVARAVAEHEKF; from the coding sequence ATGGGGAATCAACTGTTCGAACGCTACTTCAGCAGCCAGGCCATGAGCGCCGTGTTTTCCGACGCGGGCCGTGTGCAAGGCATGCTGGATTTCGAAGCTGCTCTGGCGCGGGCTGAAGCCCGTGTGGGGCTGATTCCTCTAACCGCTGTCGCGCCGATTGAGGCTGCCTGTAAAGCCGAGCTGTTCGACTATCAGGCGCTGGCTGTGGCTATTGCCACCGCTGGCAACTCGGCCATTCCGCTGGTTAAGGCGCTGGGTAAACGTATCGCCGCCAGCGATGCTGAAGCCGAGCGTTATGTGCACCTCGGTGCGACCAGCCAGGACGCGATGGACAGCGGTCTGATCCTGCAAGTCCGTCAGGCTATTGAATTGATTGAGGCTGATCTGGCTCAGCTGGCCAATGCGCTGGCAGAACAAGCCAGCCGCCACGCCGCTACTGTACTGCCGGGGCGCACTTGGCTGCAACACGCCACGCCCGTCACGTTGGGCATGAAGTTGGCCGGTGTGTTGGGTGCAGTGACCCGCCATCGTCAGCGTCTGGCTGAGCTGAAGCCCCGTGTGCTGGTCCTGCAATTCGGCGGTGCTGCCGGTACGCTGGCGGCGCTGGGCGAGCAGGGTTGGGCGGTGAGCGAAGCGCTGGCCTCTGAACTGAATCTGGGCCTGCCTGAGCAGCCGTGGCACACCCAGCGTGATCGGCTGGTGGAGTTCGCCAACCTGCTCGGTTTGATCGCCGGAACCCTGGGCAAACTGGGGCGCGATTTGAGCCTGCTGATGCAGACCGATGTGGGGGAAGTCTTCGAACCGTCCGCACCGGGCAAAGGTGGTTCCTCCACCATGCCGCATAAGCGCAACCCGGTCGGTGCCGCCGTGCTGATCGGAGCTGCTACACGCGCACCGGGCTTGGTCTCCACCATGCTTGCCGGTATGCCGCAGGAGCACGAACGCAGCCTGGGCCTGTGGCACGCTGAATGGGAAACCCTGCCGGAGCTGTGCCGTCTGGTTGCCGGTGCCTTGCAACAGGCGCTGATCGCCGTGCCGGGGCTGGAAGTGGACAGTGCGCGCATGCTCAGTAACCTCGACCTGACCAAGGGCCTGGTGCTGGCTGAAGCTGTGAGCATTGCACTGGCTCAGCGCATTGGCCGCGACGCCTCGCACCATCTGGTCGAAACCTGCTGCCGTCAGGCAATTGCCGAAGGCCGTCACCTGCGTGCCGTGCTGGGCGATAACGCTGAAGTCAGCGCGCAACTCAATAGCGATGAGCTGGATCGTCTACTCGATCCGGCCCATTACCTCGGACAAGCTGAGCGTTGGGTCGCCCGCGCTGTAGCTGAACATGAAAAATTCTGA
- a CDS encoding FAD-binding oxidoreductase, whose translation MTEQNTQLLPKGVDAANFEQAVAKFRKLVGDENVLVKNEQLVPYNKIMMSTENENHTPSAAVTALSVEHVQGVVKICNEHKIPVWTISTGRNFGYGSAAPGQRGQVILDLKKMNKILHIDPELCTALVEPGVTYGQLYDYIQENNLPLMLSFSAPSAIAGPLGNTMDRGVGYTPYGEHFLMQCGMEVVLANGDVYRTGMGGVKGDNAWQVFKWGYGPTLDGMFTQANYGICTKMGFWLMPKPPVMMPLEIKFPKETDINDIVEFIRPLRIAQIIPNSVVIAGTLWEAAAAGVRRSDYITEPGATPDAVIQKIRDDKDMGAWNVYACLYGTQEQVDVNLKIVKGALAQLGKGKLYTEKESAGKQPFKYRSEMMKGIPNLQEFGLYNWRGGGGSMWFAPVSQARGSECDKQYSLAKSILNKHGLDYVGEFIVGWRDMHHVIDVLFDRTNPEELKRADACFNELLDEFEKRGYAVYRVNPHFQDRVAQSYGTVKRKLEHTLKRALDPNNILAPGKSGIDLNNDF comes from the coding sequence ATGACCGAGCAAAATACCCAACTGCTGCCTAAGGGCGTAGACGCTGCCAACTTCGAACAGGCCGTTGCCAAGTTCCGCAAGCTGGTCGGCGATGAAAACGTACTGGTTAAGAACGAGCAACTCGTCCCGTACAACAAGATCATGATGTCCACCGAGAACGAAAACCACACGCCTTCGGCGGCAGTTACTGCCCTGAGCGTTGAGCACGTTCAAGGTGTGGTGAAGATCTGTAACGAGCACAAGATTCCGGTGTGGACCATCTCCACCGGCCGTAACTTCGGTTATGGTTCCGCTGCCCCAGGCCAGCGCGGCCAGGTCATCCTTGACCTGAAGAAGATGAACAAGATTCTTCACATCGACCCAGAGCTGTGCACCGCTCTGGTTGAGCCGGGCGTGACCTACGGCCAGCTGTACGATTACATCCAGGAAAACAACCTGCCGCTGATGCTGTCCTTCTCGGCACCGTCGGCCATCGCCGGCCCCCTGGGCAACACCATGGACCGTGGCGTGGGTTACACCCCGTACGGCGAACACTTCCTGATGCAGTGCGGTATGGAAGTGGTTCTGGCCAACGGTGACGTGTACCGCACCGGTATGGGTGGCGTTAAAGGCGACAACGCCTGGCAAGTGTTCAAGTGGGGTTACGGCCCGACACTGGACGGTATGTTCACTCAGGCCAACTACGGTATCTGCACCAAGATGGGCTTCTGGCTGATGCCGAAACCACCGGTGATGATGCCGCTGGAAATCAAATTCCCGAAAGAGACCGATATCAACGACATCGTTGAATTCATCCGTCCGCTGCGTATCGCTCAGATCATCCCGAACTCGGTCGTTATCGCCGGTACCCTTTGGGAAGCTGCGGCTGCTGGCGTACGTCGCTCTGACTACATCACTGAGCCGGGTGCCACTCCAGACGCAGTGATCCAGAAGATCCGCGACGACAAAGACATGGGTGCATGGAACGTCTATGCGTGCCTGTACGGCACCCAGGAGCAGGTTGACGTTAACCTGAAGATCGTTAAAGGCGCGTTGGCTCAACTGGGCAAAGGCAAGCTGTACACCGAGAAAGAATCCGCCGGTAAGCAGCCGTTCAAATACCGCTCCGAGATGATGAAAGGCATCCCGAACCTGCAAGAATTTGGTCTGTACAACTGGCGTGGGGGCGGTGGCTCCATGTGGTTCGCCCCAGTCAGCCAAGCGCGCGGCAGCGAATGTGACAAGCAGTACTCACTTGCCAAGAGCATCCTTAACAAACATGGCCTGGACTACGTCGGTGAGTTCATTGTGGGCTGGCGTGACATGCACCACGTGATCGACGTGCTGTTTGACCGCACCAACCCGGAAGAGCTGAAGCGCGCTGATGCTTGCTTCAACGAACTGCTGGACGAGTTCGAGAAGCGCGGCTACGCGGTATACCGCGTTAACCCGCACTTCCAGGATCGTGTTGCACAGAGCTACGGTACGGTTAAGCGCAAACTTGAGCACACCCTCAAGCGTGCACTGGACCCGAACAACATCCTGGCTCCGGGCAAATCAGGTATCGACCTGAACAACGACTTCTAA
- the pcaC gene encoding 4-carboxymuconolactone decarboxylase: MDEKERYEAGMQVRRAVLGDAHVDRSLQSLTPFNEEFQEMITRHAWGDIWTRPGLPRHTRSLITIAMLIGMNREGELKLHLRSAKNNGVTRDEIKEVLMQSAIYCGIPAANATFHLAESVWDEVGVESLQNDA; encoded by the coding sequence ATGGACGAGAAAGAACGTTACGAAGCCGGCATGCAGGTACGTCGTGCGGTGCTGGGCGATGCTCACGTAGACCGCAGCCTGCAAAGCCTGACCCCATTCAATGAAGAGTTCCAGGAGATGATCACCCGTCATGCCTGGGGCGATATCTGGACCCGTCCGGGCCTGCCGCGTCACACCCGTAGCTTGATCACCATTGCGATGCTGATCGGCATGAACCGTGAAGGCGAACTTAAGCTGCACCTGCGCTCCGCCAAGAACAACGGCGTGACCCGCGACGAGATCAAAGAAGTGCTGATGCAGAGCGCGATCTACTGCGGCATCCCGGCAGCCAATGCCACCTTCCACCTGGCTGAGTCGGTGTGGGATGAAGTGGGTGTTGAGTCGTTGCAGAACGACGCCTGA